Proteins from one Listeria weihenstephanensis genomic window:
- a CDS encoding VanZ family protein — MDAYLFPIKIAVLLFPILAFVLTLPFAIYQYRKFGGLNFLRNVVLYTFIFYLLCAFLLILLPLPDPDDVAKMTGSAVQLIPFKFVQDFLAHTVIVWNDPSTYLVGLTQAVVLQPIFNILLVIPFGIYLRYYFRFSFRKTILFSFLLSLFFEVTQLTGIYGIYPHAYRLFDVDDLGLNTLGGIVGYAIAPLFTSLLPSRSKMDEITYLKGKRVSYIRRLLAFIVDWFLLDVLTWILGTARVIPFKKLEINGGTGFSQLWWLVLLVFLYFIVIPRFARGQTIGKGLVRIQIKSTNSENLTFKHLFIRNALLYYVALATIILPQNPFFIDRLSPVLFLTVIGIGFVAGFMFFIHICINVFSKDRQLFYEKLSHTAHVSTFKPKKSDL; from the coding sequence GTGGACGCATACTTATTTCCAATAAAAATTGCCGTGCTATTATTTCCCATACTCGCATTTGTTTTGACGCTGCCATTCGCGATTTACCAGTATCGTAAATTCGGTGGGCTAAATTTTCTGCGCAATGTGGTTTTATATACGTTCATTTTTTACTTATTATGCGCGTTCTTGTTGATTTTACTACCACTCCCAGATCCGGATGATGTCGCAAAAATGACGGGCTCTGCGGTACAACTCATCCCATTTAAATTCGTTCAGGATTTCCTCGCGCACACCGTCATCGTCTGGAATGACCCAAGTACATATTTGGTCGGACTAACACAAGCCGTTGTTTTGCAACCGATTTTTAACATTCTACTTGTGATTCCCTTTGGTATCTATTTACGCTATTATTTCCGCTTTTCATTCCGCAAAACCATACTTTTCTCATTTTTACTTTCGCTCTTTTTCGAAGTCACACAACTAACTGGAATTTACGGGATTTACCCACACGCATACCGGCTTTTTGATGTCGATGATTTAGGTTTAAATACACTCGGAGGCATCGTCGGGTATGCCATTGCGCCACTGTTTACAAGCCTTTTACCATCTCGCTCTAAAATGGATGAAATCACCTATCTCAAAGGAAAACGAGTCAGCTACATCAGACGCCTGCTCGCCTTCATCGTTGACTGGTTCCTGCTTGACGTCCTAACATGGATCCTCGGCACAGCTCGCGTCATTCCCTTTAAGAAACTAGAAATAAACGGCGGCACAGGTTTTTCACAGCTTTGGTGGCTCGTCTTGCTTGTTTTCCTTTATTTCATCGTCATCCCAAGATTCGCCCGCGGACAAACGATCGGAAAAGGGCTCGTTCGGATTCAGATAAAATCAACAAATAGCGAGAACCTCACATTCAAACACCTCTTTATTCGTAACGCCCTGCTTTATTATGTAGCACTTGCCACCATTATTTTACCGCAAAATCCATTTTTCATAGATCGCCTTTCACCTGTACTTTTTTTAACCGTTATTGGAATTGGCTTTGTCGCTGGTTTTATGTTTTTCATTCATATTTGTATCAATGTTTTCTCGAAAGACCGACAATTATTTTATGAAAAATTGAGTCATACTGCGCATGTAAGTACTTTTAAACCAAAAAAATCTGACCTCTAA
- a CDS encoding DUF4064 domain-containing protein, with protein MMSRKIELILGLIGSIVGLIAGFWIINYGNDLTNYIQTFTYLSGTFGDEVATLGWVTVVASALALVASLLIKKNPRGWGVLLVLIGILMFFVVGQIWIVSGILLILAGLMGIFRVPNPR; from the coding sequence ATGATGTCAAGAAAAATTGAATTAATACTTGGACTTATTGGTTCTATCGTTGGGCTAATCGCAGGATTTTGGATTATCAATTATGGTAACGATTTAACAAATTACATCCAAACTTTCACGTATTTAAGTGGTACTTTTGGTGATGAAGTGGCGACACTCGGTTGGGTGACAGTCGTTGCATCGGCTCTAGCACTTGTCGCGTCACTACTTATCAAAAAAAACCCACGTGGTTGGGGTGTTCTACTCGTACTTATCGGCATTCTTATGTTCTTCGTTGTCGGCCAAATCTGGATCGTATCAGGAATTCTTTTAATCCTTGCTGGTTTAATGGGGATCTTCCGTGTACCGAATCCAAGATAA
- a CDS encoding methylated-DNA--[protein]-cysteine S-methyltransferase — MYVNEMETPLGKVYLGVSEEAVKYISYDEASFLDDRMDVSNLEIDLMQQLKIELEAFFAGEKNDFSVPIEVSGTAFQMKVWEALQTIPYGETVSYKEIAELAGSPKAVRAVGQANRANPIPIIIPCHRVIRAGGKLGGYNGNDVDRKVWLLNLERPF; from the coding sequence ATCTATGTAAATGAGATGGAGACGCCACTTGGAAAGGTTTATCTTGGTGTATCGGAGGAAGCGGTGAAATATATTTCTTACGATGAAGCGTCCTTTTTAGATGATCGGATGGATGTTAGTAACCTGGAAATCGATTTGATGCAACAATTAAAAATAGAGTTGGAAGCTTTTTTTGCTGGAGAGAAAAACGATTTTTCTGTGCCGATCGAAGTCTCGGGAACGGCTTTTCAAATGAAAGTTTGGGAGGCTTTGCAAACGATACCTTACGGGGAAACTGTTTCTTATAAAGAGATTGCAGAGCTTGCAGGGAGTCCTAAAGCAGTGCGGGCGGTGGGCCAAGCGAACCGTGCCAATCCGATTCCAATTATAATTCCATGCCATCGTGTGATTCGAGCTGGCGGGAAACTCGGCGGATACAATGGTAATGATGTTGATCGCAAAGTGTGGTTATTGAATTTGGAGAGGCCTTTTTAG
- a CDS encoding DsbA family oxidoreductase, producing MKVEIWSDFACPFCYIGKRNFEAGLKEFGQDVEVEYRSFELDPSAPVKYDQTMDEILAEKYGMTVEKAKGMNDQVSAQAKAVGLDYHFDTMIPTNTFDAHRLLQFAKTEGKSTELKEILLHAYFTDSKNLGDHETLATLATTVGLDKAAVLEMLASDAYAADVRDDEQTGAALGIQGVPFFVINEKYGVSGAQPAESFTEVLEKVWKEENPLTMLNKDDTNQCSGDSCNC from the coding sequence ATGAAAGTAGAAATTTGGTCGGACTTCGCATGTCCGTTTTGTTATATTGGAAAACGCAATTTTGAAGCTGGTTTAAAAGAATTTGGCCAAGATGTCGAAGTTGAATATCGTAGCTTTGAACTCGATCCTAGCGCACCAGTGAAATACGATCAAACGATGGATGAAATTTTAGCGGAAAAGTATGGTATGACCGTAGAAAAAGCGAAAGGCATGAACGACCAAGTCAGCGCGCAAGCTAAAGCGGTTGGTTTAGATTATCATTTCGATACGATGATCCCAACAAATACATTTGACGCCCACCGTTTACTTCAATTCGCCAAAACAGAAGGGAAATCCACCGAGTTAAAAGAAATTTTGCTCCATGCGTATTTCACAGACTCGAAGAACTTAGGCGATCATGAAACACTCGCGACTCTCGCTACAACGGTTGGCCTAGATAAAGCGGCTGTTTTAGAAATGCTTGCGAGTGATGCTTATGCAGCAGATGTGCGTGATGACGAACAAACTGGTGCTGCGCTTGGCATTCAAGGCGTACCATTCTTTGTTATCAATGAAAAATATGGCGTTTCTGGCGCACAACCTGCTGAAAGTTTTACCGAAGTCCTTGAAAAAGTTTGGAAAGAGGAAAATCCGCTGACGATGCTAAACAAAGATGATACTAATCAATGTTCTGGCGACTCATGTAACTGCTAA